One window of the Branchiostoma lanceolatum isolate klBraLanc5 chromosome 3, klBraLanc5.hap2, whole genome shotgun sequence genome contains the following:
- the LOC136429852 gene encoding coagulation factor XIII A chain-like — protein sequence MADKKEYFVKTFTSSKRNGGTDANVFITLIGEKGTTAEVQLKAEGTQNPFERGKMDIFRIRVDKDPGTLKKIRIRHDNKGVFPGWRLDKVSVIEEGTGATSVFPCFQCLSKLCGGNDLELPVSQDTTARQLRINKVDFLPEQNAPLHHTDEYDSPLVVVRRGAPFLVKLGFDHGFDRLKDNIVLEFRTGKTDKPYANKGTEVSVRVGDGPGAHGWEAELSSVKEGEPWAVVSVTAPARCPVAKWRMSVETISEGLSFETAEESELVILFNPWCEDDEVYLEGDDKRGEYVLREFGKVYQSWKLDRNSWKKVFSGKPWNYGQFEPEILDACLDLLDRSGVSVASRGSPVAVSRVVSQMVNSQDDNGVLVGNWSGDYSGGVAPWIWNGSVRILQRYHKTKEPVSYGQCWVFSAVTTTVLRCLGIPGRSVTNFSSAHDTDGSLTIDKIVDEDGNLLEDSDSVWNFHVWNEAWMARTDLPQGYGGWQALDATPQEKSSGIYCCGPASVTAIKHGEVQYNFDARFIFAEVNADKVHWCQQRDGSCYVAGMEKGTVGRFISTKAIGINNREDITANYKYPEGSDEERVAVQRAAQYGSRRDLNPYESGTRDVEFSLKDDGSVPINEDADCSITLKNTSGETRTVTLLYVANIVKYTGVQHRKLRKEKIEVELKPKSTENVNVAVNPMLHMEHMEDKCALKFVFMAHVQETGQTFATERVVDIEFPDLDVKVLGKTNLGQQVSVAISLTNPLNRVLTNCEFNIEGPGLQKPKTVFFRNIRPSETVSLEEKFTPKRAGLKEIMANFSSNELCDITGEAEVQVDVVLRG from the exons ATGGCAGACAAGAAAG AATATTTCGTGAAGACCTTCACCTCATCGAAAAGGAATGGCGGGACCGACGCGAACGTTTTCATCACGCTTATCGGAGAGAAGGGCACCACCGCCGAGGTCCAACTCAAGGCCGAGGGGACACAGAACCCCTTTGAACGCGGAAA GATGGACATATTCCGGATCCGGGTGGACAAGGACCCAGGAACTCTTAAGAAGATCCGGATCCGGCACGACAACAAGGGGGTCTTTCCTGGATGGCGTCTTGACAAG GTGAGTGTGATAGAAGAGGGTACCGGGGCGACCAGCGTCTTCCCGTGTTTCCAGTGTCTGTCCAAGCTTTGCGGAGGGAACGACTTGGAGCTACCGGTCAGCCAGGACACGACAG CCCGACAGCTGAGGATCAACAAGGTTGATTTCCTGCCGGAGCAGAACGCACCTCTGCACCACACTGACGAGTACGACTCGCCGCTGGTCGTGGTCCGCAGGGGGGCGCCCTTCCTCGTCAAGCTGGGCTTCGACCACGGCTTCGATCGTCTGAAGGACAACATCGTCTTGGAGTTCCGCACAG gCAAAACAGACAAACCCTACGCCAACAAGGGGACGGAGGTGAGCGTGCGGGTCGGGGACGGGCCGGGTGCGCACGGCTGGGAGGCCGAGCTGTCCTCCGTGAAGGAGGGCGAGCCCTGGGCGGTGGTGTCGGTGACGGCCCCGGCACGGTGCCCGGTGGCGAAGTGGCGGATGTCCGTGGAGACGATCTCGGAGGGTCTGTCGTTCGAAACGGCTGAGGAGAGCGAGCTCGTCATTCTCTTCAACCCGTGGTGTGAAG ATGACGAGGTTTACCTGGAGGGTGACGACAAGCGCGGGGAGTACGTCCTGAGGGAGTTCGGAAAGGTGTACCAGTCCTGGAAGCTGGACAGGAACAGCTGGAAGAAGGTCTTCAGTGGAAAACCCTGGAACTACGGGCAG TTTGAGCCTGAGATCCTGGACGCGTGCCTGGACCTGCTGGACCGCTCCGGCGTGTCTGTGGCGTCCCGCGGGAGCCCGGTCGCTGTCAGCAGGGTGGTGTCACAAATG GTGAACAGCCAGGACGACAACGGCGTGCTTGTTGGAAACTGGAGCGGGGACTACTCCGGAGGGGTGGCGCCCTGGATCTGGAACGGCAGTGTGAGGATCCTGCAGCGGTACCACAAGACCAAGGAACCCGTCAGCTACGGACAGTGCTGGGTCTTCTCCGCTGTCACCACAACAG TTCTCCGCTGTCTCGGCATCCCTGGTCGGAGTGTGACCAATTTCTCTAGTGCGCATGACACAGACGGCAGCCTAACCATCGACAAGATCGTGGACGAGGACGGGAATCTGCTGGAGGACAGCGACTCCGTCTG GAACTTCCACGTGTGGAACGAGGCGTGGATGGCTCGGACGGACCTACCCCAGGGGTACGGGGGGTGGCAGGCTCTGGACGCCACGCCACAGGAGAAGAGCAGTG GCATTTACTGCTGCGGTCCCGCCTCGGTCACCGCCATCAAACATGGCGAGGTCCAGTACAACTTTGACGCCCGCTTCATCTTTGCCGAAGTCAACGCGGACAAG gtccaCTGGTGCCAGCAGAGGGATGGGTCGTGTTACGTGGCGGGCATGGAGAAGGGAACAGTCGGGAGGTTCATCAGCACGAAG GCTATTGGGATCAACAACCGAGAGGACATCACGGCGAACTACAAGTACCCGGAGGGCTCTGACGAGGAGCGCGTGGCCGTGCAGAGGGCGGCGCAGTACGGCTCCCGGCGGGACCTCAACCCGTACGAGTCCGGCACTAGGGACGTCGAGTTCTCCCTCAAGGACGACGGCTCCGTCCCg ATTAACGAGGATGCCGACTGTTCGATCACGCTGAAGAACACTTCCGGTGAAACCCGCACGGTGACGCTTCTGTACGTTGCCAACATCGTGAAGTACACCGGGGTCCAGCACCGCAAACTGCGCAAGGAGAAGATCGAGGTGGAGCTGAAGCCCAAGTCCA CTGAGAACGTGAACGTGGCCGTAAACCCCATGTTGCACATGGAGCATATGGAGGACAAGTGCGCGCTCAAGTTCGTCTTCATGGCGCATGTGCAGGAGACCGGGCAGACCTTCGCCACCGAGAGGGTGGTGGACATCGAGTTCCCGGATCTGGACGTCaag GTTCTGGGGAAGACTAACCTGGGTCAGCAGGTGTCGGTGGCCATCTCGCTCACCAACCCGCTCAACCGTGTCCTGACGAACTGCGAGTTCAACATCGAGGGGCCCGGGCTGCAGAAGCCAAAGACGGTGTTCTTCCG GAACATCCGCCCGAGTGAAACGGTTTCCCTCGAGGAAAAGTTCACCCCCAAACGTGCCGGTCTGAAGGAGATCATGGCGAACTTCAGCAGCAACGAGCTGTGCGACATCACCGGCGAGGCAGAGGTCCAGGTCGACGTGGTGCTCCGCGGCTAA